Proteins encoded in a region of the Drosophila sechellia strain sech25 chromosome 2L, ASM438219v1, whole genome shotgun sequence genome:
- the LOC6617889 gene encoding uncharacterized protein LOC6617889, with protein sequence MPETKPKMHCRPSNGLDQTVESDTRLAANLVTQRNLQLHPRPQHLRPQRARRDATGFTSNQEVRLKAGDMRMARLKISLSQLRTAMEESGKQLKDLCQQVRLNVDAE encoded by the coding sequence ATGCCGGAAACGAAACCCAAGATGCACTGCCGCCCCAGCAATGGCCTCGACCAGACGGTGGAGTCCGACACCCGTCTGGCTGCCAATCTGGTCACCCAAAGGAACCTCCAATTGCACCCACGCCCACAGCACCTACGCCCACAGCGAGCTCGTCGAGATGCCACCGGCTTTACGTCCAACCAGGAGGTGCGGCTAAAAGCCGGCGACATGCGCATGGCCCGGCTGAAGATCAGTCTCTCCCAGCTGCGCACCGCAATGGAGGAGTCGGGCAAACAGCTGAAGGACCTCTGCCAGCAGGTGCGGCTGAATGTGGATGCTGAGTGA